One region of Peribacillus simplex genomic DNA includes:
- a CDS encoding sensor histidine kinase translates to MKERIRILLLIMIAVPLAGEFKFYPFDDTFRVSLGTPVFFLFLLWGRGINPNIAGILTGMSVFVFRFSLAVGIRDISVEEAMYLHLPAFFYYFIYAFAFHRTKMNDRHDQPFVIGILGVLIELSAGVSELAIRSFLANQDTPSLDIDQLVLIAFIRSFFVLGFFNILKLREAKFAEKEQRMQKEQMLLFISSLYEETVQLKKTMQAAEEITRTCYDFYRRLKSDETNGRDAQTALQIAGLVHEIKKDNQRIYAGLSELMSTENLQEYMNIEQLCNIMVVSNRRYAESLHKDISFSLHIDGDHPPYHVFMVLSLINNLLANAVEAIKEEGYVSLHVKRKDQSVEFCISDNGPGIAPRQKEVIFTAGYTKKFDAAGNPSTGIGLSYVKQTVEKFGGHIRLMDNYKETVFSVELPINAIMEKGLTR, encoded by the coding sequence TTGAAAGAGAGAATAAGGATATTACTATTGATTATGATTGCAGTGCCTCTTGCGGGTGAATTCAAGTTTTATCCATTCGACGATACATTCAGAGTCAGTTTGGGAACCCCCGTTTTTTTCTTGTTTTTGCTGTGGGGGAGGGGAATCAACCCGAATATTGCAGGCATTTTAACGGGGATGAGTGTGTTTGTTTTTCGTTTTTCACTGGCAGTTGGAATACGGGACATATCTGTAGAGGAAGCGATGTATCTTCATTTGCCCGCCTTTTTCTATTACTTCATCTACGCGTTTGCCTTTCATAGGACGAAAATGAACGACCGGCACGACCAGCCGTTTGTGATCGGGATTTTAGGGGTATTGATCGAGCTTTCTGCAGGTGTATCGGAATTGGCAATCCGTTCCTTCTTGGCCAATCAGGACACACCCTCGCTAGATATTGACCAACTCGTGTTAATCGCCTTCATTCGAAGCTTTTTCGTTCTCGGTTTTTTTAATATATTAAAGCTGAGAGAAGCAAAATTCGCAGAAAAAGAGCAGCGCATGCAAAAGGAACAAATGCTGCTTTTCATTTCAAGTTTGTATGAAGAAACGGTTCAACTGAAGAAAACGATGCAGGCTGCGGAAGAAATCACCCGCACATGTTATGATTTTTATCGTCGGTTAAAATCAGACGAGACGAACGGCCGGGATGCGCAAACGGCGCTGCAGATTGCCGGTCTTGTACATGAAATCAAAAAAGATAACCAGCGGATTTATGCGGGGTTATCCGAACTCATGTCTACCGAAAACCTGCAGGAATATATGAATATCGAACAGCTTTGTAACATAATGGTCGTGTCCAATAGACGATATGCTGAGTCCCTTCACAAAGATATTTCATTTTCCTTGCATATAGATGGGGATCATCCTCCCTACCATGTATTTATGGTATTATCATTAATAAATAATTTGTTGGCCAATGCAGTGGAAGCCATTAAAGAAGAGGGATACGTATCGCTGCATGTGAAAAGGAAAGATCAATCCGTGGAGTTTTGCATCAGTGACAATGGACCCGGCATTGCACCGAGGCAGAAGGAAGTCATTTTTACGGCAGGATATACAAAGAAGTTTGATGCGGCGGGAAACCCTTCGACGGGTATCGGTTTATCATATGTGAAACAAACTGTTGAAAAATTTGGAGGACATATCAGGCTTATGGATAACTATAAAGAAACCGTATTCAGCGTGGAACTTCCGATTAATGCGATTATGGAGAAAGGGTTAACGAGATGA
- a CDS encoding cation:dicarboxylate symporter family transporter, whose amino-acid sequence MKKFGLATQIFVALVLGIGVGALFHGNETAMAIMQPIGDIFIHLIKMIVIPIVMAALVVSIAGVGDIKKLGKLGGKTLLYFEIVTTIAIVIGILAANLFHPGSGLDTSKLEKSDISKYEETTNTAGSGGFGETISHIVPQNVFESMAQADLLPIIFFSVLFGLGVAAVGEKGKPILGFFEGVLEVMFWVTNLVMKFAPFGVFALIGVTVAKFGIATLVPLGNLVVAVYVTMIFFVFVVLGIIAKMSGTSIFVILKVLKDELILAFTTASSESVLPRLMDKMERFGCPKSITSFVIPTGYTFNLDGSSIYQALASLFVAQMYGIDLSITQQITLLLVLMLTSKGIAGVPGASFVVILTTLGSMGLPVEGVAFIAGIDRILDMGRSAVNVVGNSLAAIVISKAEGEFDQEKANHYVDSIKQSDVA is encoded by the coding sequence ATGAAAAAGTTTGGCTTAGCTACACAAATTTTTGTTGCACTTGTACTGGGTATCGGTGTCGGTGCTTTATTCCATGGCAATGAAACAGCCATGGCCATCATGCAGCCGATTGGCGATATTTTTATTCATTTAATTAAAATGATTGTCATCCCGATCGTCATGGCTGCATTAGTAGTCTCAATAGCGGGAGTGGGCGATATTAAAAAACTAGGGAAATTAGGTGGGAAGACTCTTCTTTATTTTGAGATTGTCACTACAATTGCCATCGTTATTGGAATACTGGCGGCAAACTTGTTCCACCCGGGGTCTGGTTTAGATACAAGCAAGCTTGAAAAAAGTGATATTTCAAAATATGAAGAAACAACAAATACGGCTGGAAGCGGTGGCTTTGGGGAAACAATTTCTCATATTGTTCCTCAAAATGTATTTGAATCAATGGCTCAAGCGGATTTATTACCGATCATCTTCTTTTCTGTGTTATTCGGCTTAGGCGTGGCTGCGGTAGGAGAAAAAGGAAAGCCTATTCTTGGATTCTTTGAAGGTGTGTTGGAAGTCATGTTTTGGGTGACGAATCTAGTCATGAAATTTGCCCCCTTTGGTGTATTTGCGCTGATTGGTGTAACCGTTGCTAAATTTGGTATTGCAACATTGGTCCCTTTAGGGAACTTAGTAGTTGCTGTTTATGTGACGATGATATTCTTCGTGTTCGTCGTTCTTGGAATTATTGCGAAAATGTCCGGGACTAGCATTTTTGTTATCCTGAAAGTGTTAAAGGATGAACTGATATTGGCATTTACTACAGCAAGCTCAGAGTCGGTATTGCCAAGGCTTATGGACAAAATGGAGAGGTTTGGCTGCCCGAAATCCATTACATCATTTGTTATTCCAACAGGCTATACATTTAATTTGGACGGCTCATCGATTTATCAAGCACTTGCTTCGCTTTTCGTGGCACAAATGTATGGGATTGATCTATCCATTACACAACAGATTACGTTGTTACTAGTATTGATGTTAACGTCAAAAGGAATAGCTGGCGTTCCGGGTGCGTCATTTGTTGTTATTTTAACGACACTCGGTTCTATGGGACTGCCGGTGGAAGGTGTTGCGTTCATTGCCGGTATCGATCGAATTTTGGATATGGGAAGATCAGCGGTTAATGTCGTGGGGAACTCATTGGCGGCGATTGTCATATCGAAGGCGGAAGGTGAATTTGACCAGGAAAAAGCAAACCATTACGTTGATTCAATTAAACAATCAGACGTAGCATAA